In Gemmobacter sp., the sequence CGACGGGTCCATGCATGTGCTGTGGGTCAACACGGTGCTGCACTGGGATGCCGTCCTGGTGCGCGAGTCGAAGAAGCCCGCCTGGAACGTCACCAAATTCCAGTCGATCATGAAGTGGCCCGACCGCATGGACCTGTGGGAGGCTTTCGAGGAAGCCTATCACAACGAGGGCGAAGACGCGGCGATGGCCTTCTACAAGGCCCGCAAGGCCGAGATGGACGCCGGGGCCGTGGTTAACTGGCCTTCGATGCAGCCGCTGGCCTGGCTGATGCTCCAGCGCGCCGGAGGGCACGACAGCTTTGCCACCGAATACCAGAACCAGCCGATCTCCGAGGGCAACCCATTCGCCAAGCTGGTGTTCTGGACTGTGCCCTTGCGCGACTGGATCCATTTCGGGGCCATTGACCCGTCGCTCGGCAAGAACGGCAAGGGTCGCGACCCGTCGGCGATCCTGATCGGAGGCTTTGACCGGCTGTCAGGAAAGATGGATGTGGTCGAGGCGTCGATACGCAAGCGGCTGCCAGACATCATCATCTCCGACACGATCCAGCTGCAGCGTGAATACCGCGCACTTCTGTGGTTCGTCGAAAGCGTCCAGTTCCAGGAATTCCTGCGCACCAGCCTTATGACCGAGGCGGCAAAGCAGGGGGTCGGGATCTCGGCCGTGCCGATCACGCCCATCGCCGACAAGAACCTGCGCATCGAGCGGCTGCAGCCCCCTGTCGCGGCCGGACTGATCCGGTTTGCCCCGACCCACACCACGCTGATCGAGCAGCTGCAACAATGGCCGAACGGCGCCCATGACGACGGCCCGGACTGCCTGGACATGCTCTGGCAGAACACGCTGCTCTACGCGGGTGGCGGGATGGCCGGACAGATGCAGACGGCCGCCGCCCCGTCTGGCGGCTTCGGCATGGGCGGATTCCGGCTGGGCGGGGGGTGGTGAGATGGCGATGCGATATCGCTGGGTCGCACCAGACGGCCGGCGCGGCCGCTGGCGAAAGACCCTTGAAGGTTCGCTGATCTCGGCAGTGTCAGTTGCGAAGTCGGCTCCGCACCAAGGGCTTAGGCTGGCGTTTGATCTCACGGTTTCCCTGCACCTGTGGCCTGACCTGAAGGCAGCTGGGTGGCGCTTCGAGAAAGAAAGGACGAGCCGGAAATGACCCGTTGGAAGCATCGCCCTGCGCGGGCTGCGTCTCGTCAGGCATCCTTCGCAGAGCCCGCCCGCAAGAACCTGCCGACCGAGGCGAAGGCGCTGATTGCCAGCGTCGCCAACGACATCACCATCCCTTATTTCACGGGGGTGTTGCAGCATGCCGACGACACGCTGATCCAGCAGGGCGGCGGCAAGGGCCTTGCAATCTATGACGAGATCAAGCGCGATACCCATGCCTCGTCCATGCTGCAAAAGCGGATCTCTGCCGTCACCTCCCGCGACTGGGAGGTTGAGCCGGGTGGTGATCGCCCGATCGACAAGGAAGCGGCCGACCTGGTCGCGGCCTGCCTTGACGCCTTGCCGTTTGACAAGATCTGCGAGGATCTGCTCGACGCCACCCTGAAGGGATTTGCGGTGGCCGAGGTGATCTGGGCGCGCGAGGGCAGCGGCATCCTGCCGGTAGCGATCAAGGCCCATGACCAGCGCCGCTTCGTCTTTGACCGCGACTGGCGGCCCCGGCTGCTGACCTGGACCGCCTTGCGTGAAGGTGAGGAGCTGCCCGAGCGCAAGTTCATCGTCCACCGGGTGGGTGTGAAAGGGAACAATCCCTACGGCCTCGGCCTGGGCAGCAAGCTGTTCTGGGCTGTGCTGTTCAAGCGCGAAGGCATCACGTTCTGGCTGCACTTCCTGGAAAAATTCGCCGGCCCCACGGTCATCGGCAAGACGCCCTATGGCACCCTGACCGAGGAACAGAACCGGCTGCTGAACACCCTGACCTCGATCCGAACCAGCTCGGCGGTCACGGTGCCGATCGGGACTGATGTCGAGTTTCTCGAGGCCAGCCGGGGCGGCAACGTCAGCTATGAAGGGTTCATCTCCTATTGGGACCGGCAGATTTCCATCTGCGTGACCGGCGAGACCCTGACCACCCAAGTCAGTGCCGACGGCGGTTCGCGTGCTCTGGGCGACGTCCACCAGGAGCAGCTGGAGGTGATCGGCGATAGCGATGGCGACGGGCTGACCGACACCTTCCGCGACAGCCTGGCGCGGTGGATTGTCGACTACAACCTGCCCGGCGCGGCGGTGCCGTCGATCCGGCGCGTCAGGGCCAAGAACGAAAAGGCCGAGGCCGAAACCCAGAAAGCCAAGGCAGACGCGGCCGAGGCCTCGGACCGGGCGATCCGTGCCGTGGTCAAGGCTGCGGCCAAGTTCGAGGATGATCAGGTCGCGCGCGAATACATCGTCAGCTTCCCGGTGACCGACCGCTTGTCGGACAAGACCATCGACGCCCTGGTGGCCGCGCGCCACGCCTTTGTCAGCGAGCCGGCCGAGGAGCCCGATGCCTTCGCCACGGCCGACCCGGCGATGTTCACGGCCATGCGGCTCAAAAAAAAACGCTGACGCAAAGGCACGTCTGTTTCGCTGAGCCAGGCGGGCCGGTCGAGCGGATCACCGTTCAGGCCGTCGCAGCTGTCGAGAGGCATTTCACCCGACGGATCGGCACGATCCGGGCGGCGATCGTCAAGGCGGGGGAGACCTCGGCCGGGGATGGGTTCCAGGACGCGGCACTGGCAGCGCTGCTCGAGCTGGCGGCGACATGGACGCCTGACGCCCTTGCCGCGACCCTTGGCCAGGCGATGCAGCTGGCAGGTCTGGAAGGCCGAGAGGCGGTGTTCGCCGATGGAGCTGGCAGGGCCTTTGCCGATCCGGACCTGATCCGTCAGGAATTCCGCGAGCAGATCGAATTCCTGACACAGAAGCGCGGCAAGCCCACCCGCGCCTGGACCGATGCGATGCACGGGGTTCACGACCGCGCCTTCGTCGTCGCCGGAGCGACCGATCTTGCCATGCTGGAGGAATTCCAGGCCGCCATAATCGACGGCGCCCGGACCTATGACAGCGCCGCTTTCGCCCAGGAGTTCGACCGGATCGTCGAGAAATACGGCTGGTCTTACAACGGCGGCCGCGAATGGCGCATCCAGACCATCTTCGAGACCAACATCCGCACCAGCTATATGGCCGGCCGCCTTCAACAGATGCGCGACCCGGATGTGGTGAAGGCGCGGCCCTACTGGCAATACCTGCATGCCGACACCCGGGTGCCGATGAACCCGCGCCCGCTACACCTGTCCTGGGACGGCCGGATCCTGATGTGGGACGATCCCTGGTGGGACGTGTATTTCCCGCCGAACGACTGGGGCTGCAGCTGCGGCGTTCGGACGCTGGCCCTGTCGGACCTGCGGCGCATGGGCCGCGAGGGGCCTGACCCGTCGCCCGGCATCACCCGCAGGCCCTATACCCACAAGGCCAGCGGCGAGACCGTGATGCTGCCCGAGGGGGCGGGCTACGGCTGGGACTACATGCCGGGGGATCACTGGGAGCGGGGCCTGGTGCCTTCGGCCTGGACGGATGACGGCGGGCAAGGCAATGCGGATGGTGGTTCCACGAGTGGCGCCCGGAACCTCGTGGACATCACCCAGCCGATGCCCATCGAGGAGCTGGCCGCCAAGGCGCGACCCTTCACCGCTCCGCTGCTTGATCCTGGCCTGCCGGTTGAGGCCTATCTGCGCGCCTTCCTGAACCCCTTGGGCGCCGACATCGGGCAGCCCAACCTGTTCATTGATCAGACGGGGGCACGGATGCCGATTTCCGAGCTGATGCTCATCGACCATCTGGGTCGCCTGAAGATTGGTAAGCGCGGCAGGGAGGTCCATCTGGCCCGGCTGGCAGAAACCATTCTCGACCCGGACGAAATCTGGCTGGGGGTCACGGCCAAGACGGTCCCTGGCTTCGGCGATGCCGAAGAGCTGATCGTTGATCGGCGCTACGTGCGCTTCGACGGCAGCACGGGGGGCTTCGGCGTGTTCCAGGTGGGGCGGCGCTGGTGGGAGGCGATCACGGTCTATCCTGTCGCGGAAAGCAATCCAGGCAGGACCATGCGACAACTCGACCGCAGAAGGGGCGGTAAGCTGCTCTGGAGCCGGTTGTGGAAACCTGGCCGACCGGGGTGATCCGGGCAGCCGTGCCGGGGCGCTAGCAGGAGCATCACCGCTCATCGCAGGACCGACGCGCCAAATCTAGCAACGACGCAAAGGAATTTCAACGATGACAGGCATCAGCATCAAGGTCGAGTTGCGCCAACAGGAGGCCCGTGACAGGTTGCAGGCCATTCTGAACCGCATGGACCGCAAGCAGCCATTCTACAAGAGCGTCGGCGAAAGGCTGATGGCGTCGGTGCCGGACAGGTTCCGCACCGAGACTGACCCGGATGGCGTCCCCTGGAAGCCGCTGGCCCCGGCCACAGTCAAGGCCCGAACCCGGAAGAAGCAGCTGCCACTGACGATCTTGCGGTCCAACACGCGCAGAAAGTCTGGCTCTGCGCTTGCCGGGTCGATCAATATGCAGGTTTCCGAGGAGGAGGTGCGGGTTGGATCGTCACATGAGCTTGCGGCTGTCCACCAGTTAGGCGTCACGATCCAGCGGCCAGCGCGCGATGCCAAAATCTATCGCATCAAAGACAAGACCGGGCAGATCGGCCGGCGTTTTGCCGCCAAGGAAAAAGCGAACCACGTCACCGATGTGAAGATCCCGGCCTATAGCATCACCATTCCCGCCCGCCCCTTCCTCGGCATCACAAAAGCAGATGAAGCTGCCATCCTGGACCAGGCTGTGGACTGGCTGACCCGCTGAATTTGGCCGGCCGCGACAGCGGCCCGCTGGGCGGCCTTCCGAGTGCGGGGGTATCCAGAGCCGCGAGGGGCCGCCGACCCCTGTTAGCCCCCTGTCAGGATCGCTGCACGGGGCTATTCCGCCCCGCCGGGCACGGAGGGGCTTGATCGGCGGCGGTCCCGGGCGCATCCTGCCCGCGGATCGCCCCTCCGAACGGGGCGCTGACCGGACATGAGGTCCGGGCGAAAGCCCCCCGAAAATCCGTGCATGGTCTGCCAGACGCAGCTTCTGGATGACCCGCATGACCGGCACTCCCACCCTGACCGCCCGGATCGAAGTGTTCCGCCCCGGCACTTTCAAGCCGATGGACGGTGCGCCGATTACCTTTTCGGCGGCAGAGCTGCGGGCGATTGCCGATGCTTATGATCCCGAGACCGCGCCTTCGCCTATCGTGGTCGGGCATCCCGAGACCGATGCGCCGGCCTTTGGCTGGGTCGACAGCTTCGAGTACGACCAGGGCGACGAGCGCCTCTACGCCAACCTGCACCAGATCGAGCCGCAGTTCGCCGAACTGGTGAAGGCTGGGCGCTTCAAGAAGGTCTCGATGGCCTATTTCTCCCCGACCCAGGCGCACAACCCGGTGCCCGGCACCTGGTATCCCAAGCATCTCGGCTTCCTGGGCGCGGCTGCGCCCGGTGTGCCCGGGCTCAAGAATGTCAAATTCTCGGCCGCTGACCCGGCCGGTGCGGTGTTCACGGCCGCTTTCGGCGATCCGGGTTTCGAGGAGGCGGCATCGCTGTTTCGCAAGCTGCGCGAATTCTTCATCGATCAGTTCGGAATGGAGGGTGCCGACAAGGCCCTGCCGAACTGGCAGATCGAATGGCTGGGCGCCGTGGGCTCATCGAGCACCCCCGCATATGCCGCCCCGGCCGAACCCGCCCCAATCGTTCCCAAGCCAAAGGAGCCCGCTGTGACCCAGCAGCCCGACCCGGCCTTCGCTGCGCGCGAGGCCGACATCTCTGCCCGTGAGGCCGAGCTTGCCCGCCGCGAGGCCGCCGCCGCCCATTCCGGGCATGTCGCCTTTGCCGAAAGCCTGATCCAGGAGGGCCGGCTGATCCCGGCGCTGAAGGACAAGGTCGTCGCCATCTTCGATGCGCTGCCGGGCCACAAGTCCGTGGCTTTTGCCGAAGGCTCCGAAAAGCTGACACCCGGCGCCGCCTTGCGCGAGGTGTTCCAGGCGATGCCGAAGGTGGTCAACTTCGGCGAGGCCGAACTGGGCGATGACCCGGGCGCAGGCAAGGGTGCGGCTTTTGCCGCCGACGGCAAGGCTGTCGATGCGGCGGCCCTCGCGATCCACGACAAGGCGCTGGCCTATCAGCGCGCCCATCCCGGCACCGGCTTCATCGACGCCGTCAAGGCCGTGTCCTGAAGGAACCCGCCATGCAGTTTTTCCGCGACGTTCTGACCCACACGGTTACCTCTGCCAGCCTGTGGGAGGCCTATGACCTCGTCGGCTTCGACGGGGCGAAGATCACCACGGCCGATGCGGCGGTGATGGGGGTCGCCAAAAGCCCCAATACGGTGATCGGCGATGCCGGCGCCGTCATGCTTTCGGGCATTGCCCGGGTCAAGGCGGTGGGCACCATCACCCGTGGCGGCAAGGTCGTCTCGGCGGCGGCCGGCGGCGTCCAGGCCCAGGGCGCCGGCACCAATCCTTTCGCCGTCGCGCTGACGACCGCCGCCAACGGCGAGTTCGTCACCATCCTCATCACCCGCTGAAGGAGAGGCCCTGATGCCCCCCGTCAATACCCGCACCGCTGCCGTCGTCGACCCGATCCTGTCGACGCATGCGCGCGGCTACCGCAATGCCGAGTTCATCAGCCACCTGCTGTTCCCGCGCGTGACCGTGCCGAACCGTTCGATGCGGACATTGAAGTTCGGCAAGGAGAGCTTCCGCATGATGAACACCCGGCGCGCGCCGGGGGCGACCAAGCTGCGCGTCCAGTACGGCTATGCCTCGGACCCGATCTCGCTCGTCCAGGACGCGCTCGAGGGTGTGGTGCCGATCGAGCACCAGGAAGAGGCCATGTCGGTACCCGGCATCGACCTTGGCCAGGGCGCGATCAACATGGTGCTGGATGTGGTCGATCTCGGTCTCGAGTTCGAATGTGCCCAGATGGCCCGGACGCTGGCCAACTATGCCACCTCGAACCGGGTGACGCTGACCACCACCGCACGCTGGACCGATGCCGCCTCGACACCCCGGGCCGACATCAAGGAAGGCAACGAAGTCATTCGCCGGATGACCGGGCGCTACGCCAACACGCTGATCCTTGGCCCGAATGCCAAGAACGCGCTGACAGACCATGCCTCGATCAAGGACCAGTTCAAATATACCAGCGCCCAGTCGATCACGCTGGCGATGCTGGCGGCGGCGCTGGAGCTCGAGAACGTCGTGGTGGGCAAAGCGGTCTATCTGCCCGAAACCGCAGCCGACACGGTCGCGGCGACCGATGTCTGGGGGGATGACGCGATCCTGGCCTATGTGCCGACGGGCAGCAACTATCAGGTGCCGGCCTATGGCTACACCTACGAGCTGTCGGGCTATCCGCAGGTCGAACAGCCCTATTTCGAACGGGCGAACGATAGCTGGATCTACCCGACCAAGACCGAACGCCGTCCCTACATCGTGGGGGCAGATGCGGGCTTTCTGTTCCAGAACGCGGGGCAAGGCTGATGTCGGGTGATCTGATCAAGGTCCGCATCACCGCCCCGGTGAAGCTCGGGCCGCGCTGGCTGCGTCCGGGCGACGAGCCGGAGGTGACGGCCGACGACCGCGCACAGCTCGAGGCGGCCGGTGCGGTTGAGCGCGACCCGGATGCGACGCAGGTCGTGCTGACGGGGACGCCGGTGCGCGCGTTCACGCAGTCCGAGTTCGAAACCGCCACTGCCGTCACCGCACAGATGTTGGCCGAGGCCATGCTCGATGCGGCGCTTGAGGAGGTCACCACCCAGCTCAGAGCCGAGAAGGCCGCTCTGCTGGCCCGCGCCGTCGAGGCAGAGGCACAGCGCGACATGCTCCAGGACCGCGTCCTTGAACTGCAGGACCAGCTTTCGGCAGCTACGGCGGCTGCCGGACAGGCTGTGGCGGCGGATGGCCAGCACCCCACCACGGGTGGCGCTGCTGCCCCGGACCAACCCGATACCCCCGAGCCGAGCGAGACGGCCGCCAAGACCACCCCGAAGAAGGGTGCAGCGGCCAAACCCAAGGGCTGACCGCCCCCCGGGCGGGCCGGTTTACATCGGCCCGCCCAACCGCACCCTGTCAGGATTTCCGCCATGACCACTAAAGTCACCGTCCACGCCAACCACGGCTGGCCCGTCGATGTGACCGTCATCCATACCGACGGCAGCCCGTTTCTTGGCGGCCCGATCCGGGTTCCGGTCGGCGCGACCCGCGACTTCTTCGTGCATTCCGGGGCTGATCTGCGGATCCACGAGGTCCAGCCGTCCGAGCTGGGGGCAACGGCAGGCGACGTTGCGCGACCGAACACCGGGCTTCCCGTCTCGGGCTATCGCCCCCAGTCCGACAAGGCCGTCGCCATCGTCAACGAGAACAAGGCGGCCGAGGAGCGCATTCTGCGCAAGCTTGACAGCCTGGCACAGGATCCGGCTGTCGACCGCCGCTGGCTCGCGATTGCGCGCACCAACATCGAACAGGGGTTCATGGCCATGAACCGGGCGGTGTTTCAGCCGGGTCGCGTCGCGCTGCCCGAGGATCAGGCCGAGGACTGACCCATGCCTTACGCCACCCTTGACGATCTGGTCGAACGTGCTGGCATCGCCGAGATCCGGCAGATTGCCGATCGCGACCGTGACGGCACGCCCGACCCGGATGTGGTGGCGGCGGCGCTGCGGGATGCCGATGACGCGATCGACGGCTATCTTGGCGCGCGATACGATCTGCCGCTGCCCTCGGTCCCGCCCCAGTTGCGGCCCTGGGCGGTGTCGATCGCTCGCTATGTCCTGCACCGCAATGGCGGCCCGGAACATGTCGTCCGGGACTACAAGGACGCCATCGCCGCGCTGAAGGATGTCGCGCGCGGGTTGATCGCCTTGCCGGTTGCTTCCGGCGAAACCGCGCCGACGGCCGTCACCGGCCAGACCATGGCAGCGCATCCGCCCCAGGTGTTCACGCCCACCAAGCTCGCAGGGTGGAACTGATGCTGGCCGATCTGCATGCCCATCTGAAACTCACCCTGCCGGCGGAACGCTGGGACGGCGTCGAGATCGCCGAGGATATCGACGAGCTGACCCGGCTGGCCGGCCAGGTGGAGCACGGGACCGCGATCATCATGCCCTGGGGCGAACGGGCCGAACCGCAGGCGCTGGCCACCGGCGGCTTTCGCCAGCTGGTGCGCGAGCAATACGCCGTGGGCGTCGTGATCCGCATCTTCGACGACCGGATGGGTGGCGACCGCGCGATCCAGTTCACCACCTTCAAGTCTGACCTCGAGGCCGCGCTGGCCGGCTGGGAGGCGCCCGATGGCGTCGACCCGTTCGAGCTGGTGGGCGGCGAAGGCAGCCCCATCGACACAGGTGTCAGCATTTACGTCCAGACCTGGACGGTCACCCGTTTCCTGACAGGAGCCTGACCATGGAACGCCCAGAAACCGGCGGCGTGTGGATCCGTGATCCGAAGACCGGCGCGCTGGCCCCGTTTGACGCCCCGATCCCGCCTGCCGCTCCGAAGGCTGACCCGCCTGCGGCGCCGGCCGAAAATACTGCGCCCGAGGCGGCACCGCCCGCGCGCCTCAAGAAAGGACGCTGATATGGCCACTGCCCCGTTCCGCCGCGCAAAACGCCTGGCGATGCTGCTCAAACCCGAAACCGTCTACAGCACCGATGCCACCCCGGCGGCAGCCGATGCGATCATCGGCTCGAATGTCAGCTTCACCCCGCTCGAGGGGGAAGAGGTCCGGCGCGATCTGCTGCTGCCCTACCTGGGCAACCAGGGCGCCATCATGACGGCCGAATATGGTCGGGTGGAATTCGATGTCGAGATCGCCGGCGCCGGTGCGGCGGGTACCCCGCCGAAGTGGGGGCCGCTTCTGCGCACGGCCGGGTTCGCGGCGACGGTCACGGCATCGACCAACGTCACCTATACGATTGTCGAGGACTCGGTCGAAAGCGGCACGCTCTATTTCGTGCAGGACAAGGTGCGTCACATCTTCCTCGGCGGGCAGGCCAACATCGCACTGAACCTTACCGCCAAGCAAATCCCGAAGTTTCGGGTGACCTATGTCGGTCTGCTGGGTACCGTGTCGGATGTCGGGTCGATGCCGGCCGTCTCCATGACGGGCTGGACGAAGCCGGTGCCGGTCTCGAAGGCGAATACGGTCCTGACCCTGCACGGCTGGTCGGCGGTGGCCGAAAGCATCTCGCTCGACGTCGGCAATACCCTGACGCCGCGCCACCTGATCGGCGACGAGCGGATCCTGATCGAGGATCGCCAGACCACCGGCACGGCGGTGGTCGAGGCGCGCAGCATGGGCACCATCGACTGGTTCGCGCGCGCTCGTGCGAGCACCCGGGGAGCACTGTCGCTGGTGCATGGCGCCACGGCTGGAAACATCATCGAGATTTCGGCGCCGGCCGTGGAGATCGGCAAGCCTGGCCAGGGCGAGACCAACGGGGTGGTCAACTACAGCCTCCCGCTGCGCATCTGCCCGGATGCCGGTCGCGACGAGATCACCATCATCGCCCGCTGACCCCTGTGAAGGGCCGTTAAAGGCCCCTTCACCCCCCTTTCTGACCCTAGGAACACCCCATGAAATTCGTCCTGTCTAAAACCAACCGTTACTGGTGGCCCGTCACGGTTCGCCTGCCGGACCCGGACCAGCCGGGCAAGATGCTCGAACAGACGCTGAAGATCCTGTTCGAACCCAAGGATCAGGATGACGCGCTGGCAGAACAGACCCGCATCGCCGCAATCAAGGATCCGCGCGCACAGGTGCTGGCCGAGCGGGAGGCGCTGGCCGATGTCTGCAAGGGCTGGGATGACATCGTGGACGACGACAAGACGGCGATCCCCTTCACCCCGGAAAACCTGATGGCAGCGCTGCAAAAGGCATGGTTCCGGGCGGCCGTCTATCGTGCCTACGGCGAAAGCCTGAGCGGCGAAGAAGCCCGACTGGGAAACTGACGGCGGTTGCGCGGGCCTGGGCGCATGGGCGCCTGGGTCGTCAGGACAGCACGACCCCCGCCGCGATCGATGAGGAACTTGCCGACCAGTTCGCGATGCTGGGTGTCCTGGTCCCGGCGGAACTCATCACGGCCGAGGTCGCCGACCACGAGTGTGTCGAAGTCCTTCCGGTCAACTGGCCTTCGGTGCTGGCGTTTCTTGCCTGCGAAACGCAGTGGCGCACTGCCGGCACCCTCGCAGGGCTGATCTGGCTGGGGCTCGATTATCCGGCGGTTGACGTGGTGCTGCGCCGGGTCGCCCCGGAGGCGGATTTCCGGGATTTGCAGGTCATGGAGCGCGGTGCGCTGGAAGTCTTTGGGGAGGCCGGTTGATGTCCGTTCGCCAGTTCGTCTTTTCGCTCCTGTTCAAGGGCGACAATTCCCAGGCCAAGGCCGCTACCCGCGAGCTGAAGGAGGAAGTCACCGACCTTTCGGAGGCGACCCAGGCTGCCAAACCCGCCACCGACAGCAATACGGAAGCCACCCGGCGGAACGCGACTGCCAAGCGCGAAGCGGCCGAGGCTGCGCGGCAGTTGGAAAAGGCCGAAGAAGAGGCTCGCAAGGCTGTCGAGCGGGCGTCCGGCGTCCGTCCAGGCGCAACGCCCGTGGTGCCGGGAGCAAATCCGGTTCCTGGCGGAGTTCCGGGCAACCCGGGCGGCACGCCCGGGCTTGGTCCGCAGGACATCGAAAAGCTGAAGGCCTCCTATGTGCCCCTGTTCTCGGTCCAGCGGACCTATCAGGAGGAACTGGCGAAGCTCGACAGTGCCGAGGTCAAGGCAGCACTTAGCGCCGATGAACATGCCGCAGCCAAGCGCCGGCTGGAATTTGGCTATGAGCGCACCGTGGAAGGTCTGCGGCGCGCCGATGCCGCCATGATGGGCAATGCCCGGACGATGAAGCTCCAGGCGCATGAGGCCCGGAACCTGACGTTTCAGATGAACGACACGTTCCAGTCCCTGGCACTTGGCATGCCGCCATTGCAGGTGCTGCTGCAACAGGGGCCGCAGATCACGCAGATCTTCGGTGGCATCGGCAATACCCTGCGCGCCTTGCGCGGAGTGCTGACCGGGATGCGGCTGTTGCTGGGAGGCACTGCGACGGCGGTGATCGGCGGCGCGCTGGCCTGGGACCAGTATCTGAAATCCACCAAGGCGGTCGAAGTTGCCCTGATGGGGCGGGGCAATCGCCAAGGTGCTGATCCCGGCATGATAGAGATGGCCGCCCGCAGTGGGGCCGAACGGGCGAACATCTCGGTGTCGCGTGGGCGCGACATCGCAACGCAGCTGATCGGCTCGGGCCAGATCGGCGGGCGCAACATCGAAGGCCTGGTGGGGATTTCGTCGGACTTCGCGGCCGCCCTGCGCCTGGCCAGCGCCGAAGATGCGGCGGCGGAACTTGCCAAGCTGTTCAGCGATCCCGCGAAGGGCGCGCAGGAACTGCTGGGCAAGCACAACCTGCTGGACGATGCGACGGTGCGCGAGGTCCAGCGCCTCATGGCCGGCAACGACACCTTCGGCGCCCAGGCCTATCTCCTGGAACAACTCCGTCCGCGCATCGATGGCGCGGCGCGCGTCTCGTCGCATGCTGTGGGCCGAGGCTGGGGCGCGACGTGGCGTGGTCTCTCCAACATCTGGGACAGCGCGGGCGGCGCGATCAGCTCGGCAACCGGAACCTCTGAGAAACCCCTGCAAGAGCGCATCCAGGAAATGGAGGCCCAGCTGGAAGTTTGGGGTCAGGGACCGCTGGCCCGGCCGGATGCCCAAGGGCCGATGGCAGAGCGCCGCCGCGCTGCGGTAGATCACCTGCAGAATGAATTGGCCGCCTTGCGAGCTCAGCAGGCTGCGCTGGCGCGCGACGCAGAGACGGGCGTGTCGCGTCAGCAGGGCACCCGGTCTCTGGCCCTGGCCGAACCCGCACCTGCCAACGCCTCGCGTCTGCGCGAGCGGCAGATGCGCGACAATCTGACCGCGCTGCGGGCCGGCAGCGAGTCGCCCGACCTCTCGGCCGAACAGCGCGAGGAGGTTGCCCGGGCGATTGATGGCCAAAGCGCCGCGCTCGATGCGCTGACCAACCGCCAGGCACGGGCTGTCCAGCTTGATCGGCTGTCGATCCAGCTGGCCGGTGAAATGAACCCCCTGCGCCGGGCCGAAATCGCAGCCATCCAGGCGCGGATGAAGGCAGAGGAAGATGCACTTGCCATCGGGGATCGGGACAAGGCGGCCGCCGACGCCCGCCGCCAGTCGCTGACAGAAACCCTTGCCGGGGTGGCCGGCCAGTCTGCCGCGATGGCTGCAGAGGCCGATGCCCGCGACAAGCTGAATGCTCTGGTTGCCTCGGGCATGGTTGCGGCATCGCAGGCAGATACCTGGCTGGAACGGGAACTGACGCTGCGCCCGCTGCTGACTGCGGCGGCCCAAGCTGAAGGGCAGGAAAAAGCCGATCTGGAGGCCGAGATCCGCAAGCTGGAAAAGGCGTATGCGGATCTTGCCCGCATCCGGCGGCAGGATGCCCTGCAGTCCGACGAACGGGCATCGCGCGACCGCATCGCAGATCTCCAGCTGGAGGCCGAGCTTGTCGGTAAAACCGCCGACGAGCGTATCCGCGCCCAGGCGCTGGCCCAGGCAAACCGCTGGATCCGGGATCAGCAGCTTGACCCGAAAGGCCCTGAGGCCGAAGACAAGCGACTGCGCGCGCTCAACGAGGCCGAGGCCCAGTTGCACCGCGACCGCCTGCAGCGGCGTCAGGATCTGCAGACCAGCCAGATGCTCGCGGGCTACGATGCAGCCGCGCGGACGGCACCTAACCCG encodes:
- a CDS encoding PBECR2 nuclease fold domain-containing protein, whose translation is MQLAGLEGREAVFADGAGRAFADPDLIRQEFREQIEFLTQKRGKPTRAWTDAMHGVHDRAFVVAGATDLAMLEEFQAAIIDGARTYDSAAFAQEFDRIVEKYGWSYNGGREWRIQTIFETNIRTSYMAGRLQQMRDPDVVKARPYWQYLHADTRVPMNPRPLHLSWDGRILMWDDPWWDVYFPPNDWGCSCGVRTLALSDLRRMGREGPDPSPGITRRPYTHKASGETVMLPEGAGYGWDYMPGDHWERGLVPSAWTDDGGQGNADGGSTSGARNLVDITQPMPIEELAAKARPFTAPLLDPGLPVEAYLRAFLNPLGADIGQPNLFIDQTGARMPISELMLIDHLGRLKIGKRGREVHLARLAETILDPDEIWLGVTAKTVPGFGDAEELIVDRRYVRFDGSTGGFGVFQVGRRWWEAITVYPVAESNPGRTMRQLDRRRGGKLLWSRLWKPGRPG
- a CDS encoding phage virion morphogenesis protein, which codes for MTGISIKVELRQQEARDRLQAILNRMDRKQPFYKSVGERLMASVPDRFRTETDPDGVPWKPLAPATVKARTRKKQLPLTILRSNTRRKSGSALAGSINMQVSEEEVRVGSSHELAAVHQLGVTIQRPARDAKIYRIKDKTGQIGRRFAAKEKANHVTDVKIPAYSITIPARPFLGITKADEAAILDQAVDWLTR
- the terL gene encoding phage terminase large subunit encodes the protein MKRPKLKAAVSPKDFRANIAAAVAEFTRAIELNVEAFSSDPESKAERLRRASDFGGEGFEFFLKTYLPHYVKGEDSLFHRAIFDLSPRILTSSKGMREMLIAPRGSSKSTHMSLGFALYCIVMRKTRYCLEVCDVYAQAALLIEAIKAELTTNPRLSHDFPDACGQGRVWREGEIVTRQNIRVEGLGAGQKLRGRRHGPHRPDLMFFDDIENDEAVRNPDQRDKLESWINRAALKVGPPDGSMHVLWVNTVLHWDAVLVRESKKPAWNVTKFQSIMKWPDRMDLWEAFEEAYHNEGEDAAMAFYKARKAEMDAGAVVNWPSMQPLAWLMLQRAGGHDSFATEYQNQPISEGNPFAKLVFWTVPLRDWIHFGAIDPSLGKNGKGRDPSAILIGGFDRLSGKMDVVEASIRKRLPDIIISDTIQLQREYRALLWFVESVQFQEFLRTSLMTEAAKQGVGISAVPITPIADKNLRIERLQPPVAAGLIRFAPTHTTLIEQLQQWPNGAHDDGPDCLDMLWQNTLLYAGGGMAGQMQTAAAPSGGFGMGGFRLGGGW
- a CDS encoding DUF935 domain-containing protein, with the protein product MTRWKHRPARAASRQASFAEPARKNLPTEAKALIASVANDITIPYFTGVLQHADDTLIQQGGGKGLAIYDEIKRDTHASSMLQKRISAVTSRDWEVEPGGDRPIDKEAADLVAACLDALPFDKICEDLLDATLKGFAVAEVIWAREGSGILPVAIKAHDQRRFVFDRDWRPRLLTWTALREGEELPERKFIVHRVGVKGNNPYGLGLGSKLFWAVLFKREGITFWLHFLEKFAGPTVIGKTPYGTLTEEQNRLLNTLTSIRTSSAVTVPIGTDVEFLEASRGGNVSYEGFISYWDRQISICVTGETLTTQVSADGGSRALGDVHQEQLEVIGDSDGDGLTDTFRDSLARWIVDYNLPGAAVPSIRRVRAKNEKAEAETQKAKADAAEASDRAIRAVVKAAAKFEDDQVAREYIVSFPVTDRLSDKTIDALVAARHAFVSEPAEEPDAFATADPAMFTAMRLKKKR
- a CDS encoding major capsid protein, whose protein sequence is MPPVNTRTAAVVDPILSTHARGYRNAEFISHLLFPRVTVPNRSMRTLKFGKESFRMMNTRRAPGATKLRVQYGYASDPISLVQDALEGVVPIEHQEEAMSVPGIDLGQGAINMVLDVVDLGLEFECAQMARTLANYATSNRVTLTTTARWTDAASTPRADIKEGNEVIRRMTGRYANTLILGPNAKNALTDHASIKDQFKYTSAQSITLAMLAAALELENVVVGKAVYLPETAADTVAATDVWGDDAILAYVPTGSNYQVPAYGYTYELSGYPQVEQPYFERANDSWIYPTKTERRPYIVGADAGFLFQNAGQG